The proteins below come from a single Holdemania massiliensis genomic window:
- the lon gene encoding endopeptidase La, which produces MNNERMEISVPVIATRGIIVFPQQDIMIEVGREKSIRAVEEAEEKFDGHVWLVCQKDIMVDNPAPSDLYTFGTLCRIKNIRRKEGFMRITFSGLERAKLVSMQDEGRLFMATVLPIADEAGDNLEEMALIRRVAKEFENIASSANNFPPEIIAQLTKGVSAPTLSDQFAQYFPLPLEKKQLLLETLNVNERLMMIIQELEKEKQLSDIENNINEKVKERIDESQKEYYLREKLRAIKEELGDVSNQSDDSEELRRMIEENPYPEAIKEKAREELARYEMLPGASGEAGVVRTYLDWLLGVPWWQETEDNEDLKLVQKRLDEDHFGLEKVKDRIMEYLAVKQMTQSLNAPILCLVGPPGVGKTSLAKSVARALDRKFVKASLGGVRDEAEIRGHRRTYLGSLPGRIIQGMKKAGVINPVFLIDEIDKMASDYKGDPSSAMLEVLDPEQNKLFSDNYLEEPYDLSKVMFIATANTLDSIPAALRDRLEIIELSSYTEVEKVSIAQEHLIRKQAEINGLKPSQFKLGDEELIYLIRHYTREAGVRQLERVIASLCRKSVLTIMKDGKRSVKVSKKLIQEWLGKEKFEYGVKEKKDQIGVVTGLAYTSFGGDILPVEVTYFDGKGKLIVTGQLGDVMKESTEIALDYIKSRAVEYKIDPAFFDKHDIHIHCPEGAVPKDGPSAGVTLTTALVSAITRHPVHANLAMTGEVTLRGNVLPIGGLREKSLAAHRSGISTVIIPKNNVKDLDEVPETVKNDIHFIPVETVDQVIQEALVR; this is translated from the coding sequence ATGAACAACGAAAGAATGGAAATCAGTGTTCCGGTCATCGCTACACGAGGAATCATTGTTTTTCCCCAGCAGGACATCATGATTGAAGTCGGCCGGGAAAAGAGCATTCGTGCCGTTGAGGAAGCAGAAGAAAAGTTCGATGGTCATGTCTGGCTCGTCTGCCAGAAAGACATCATGGTTGACAATCCTGCTCCTTCGGATCTCTACACTTTCGGCACGCTGTGCCGAATCAAAAATATCCGCCGTAAAGAAGGCTTTATGCGGATTACCTTCAGCGGCCTGGAACGGGCAAAGCTTGTTTCCATGCAGGATGAGGGCCGACTGTTTATGGCGACGGTTCTGCCGATTGCGGATGAAGCCGGCGACAATCTTGAAGAGATGGCGCTGATCCGCCGAGTGGCCAAGGAGTTTGAAAACATTGCTTCCAGTGCCAACAATTTTCCGCCAGAGATCATCGCACAGCTGACTAAGGGCGTTTCTGCCCCGACGCTGTCCGACCAGTTTGCCCAGTATTTCCCATTGCCGCTGGAAAAGAAGCAGCTTTTGTTGGAAACGCTGAATGTCAACGAACGGCTGATGATGATCATTCAGGAGCTGGAAAAAGAAAAACAGCTGTCCGATATTGAAAACAATATCAATGAAAAAGTAAAAGAGCGGATCGATGAATCGCAGAAAGAATATTATCTGCGGGAAAAGCTCCGTGCGATTAAAGAAGAGCTGGGCGATGTTTCCAATCAGAGCGACGATTCTGAAGAACTGCGCCGGATGATTGAGGAAAATCCATATCCGGAAGCAATCAAGGAAAAAGCCCGTGAAGAACTGGCCCGTTATGAAATGCTGCCGGGAGCTTCCGGAGAAGCCGGGGTTGTCCGGACCTATCTGGATTGGCTCTTAGGCGTTCCATGGTGGCAGGAAACGGAAGATAACGAAGATCTCAAACTGGTGCAGAAGCGCCTCGATGAAGATCATTTTGGTCTGGAAAAAGTGAAGGACCGCATCATGGAATATCTGGCAGTCAAGCAGATGACGCAGTCGCTGAACGCGCCGATTCTGTGTCTGGTTGGGCCTCCGGGTGTCGGCAAGACCTCGTTGGCCAAGTCCGTTGCGCGGGCGCTGGACCGCAAGTTTGTCAAAGCGTCGTTAGGCGGCGTTCGGGATGAAGCGGAAATCCGCGGCCATCGCCGGACTTATTTGGGTTCCCTGCCGGGCCGGATCATTCAGGGCATGAAAAAAGCCGGCGTCATCAATCCGGTCTTCCTGATCGATGAAATCGATAAGATGGCCAGTGACTACAAGGGTGATCCTTCCAGTGCGATGCTGGAAGTTCTGGATCCGGAACAGAACAAGCTGTTCTCGGATAACTATCTGGAAGAACCGTATGATCTGTCCAAGGTCATGTTTATTGCGACGGCCAATACGCTGGACAGCATTCCAGCGGCGCTTCGCGATCGCTTGGAAATCATCGAGCTGTCTTCTTATACCGAGGTGGAAAAGGTCAGCATTGCACAGGAACATCTGATCCGCAAGCAGGCTGAAATCAATGGCTTAAAGCCAAGTCAGTTCAAGCTGGGCGATGAGGAGCTGATCTATTTAATCCGGCATTACACACGGGAAGCCGGTGTTCGTCAGCTGGAGCGTGTGATTGCTTCGCTGTGCCGCAAGAGTGTTCTGACGATCATGAAAGACGGCAAGCGTTCAGTCAAAGTGTCGAAGAAATTGATTCAGGAATGGTTAGGCAAAGAGAAATTTGAATACGGCGTCAAGGAGAAAAAGGATCAGATCGGCGTGGTTACTGGTTTGGCCTACACCTCTTTCGGCGGCGATATCCTGCCGGTTGAAGTCACCTATTTTGATGGTAAGGGCAAGCTGATCGTTACTGGACAGCTGGGCGATGTCATGAAGGAATCCACCGAGATTGCCTTAGACTATATCAAAAGCCGAGCGGTTGAATACAAGATTGATCCGGCTTTCTTCGATAAGCATGATATCCATATCCATTGCCCAGAAGGGGCTGTGCCGAAGGATGGCCCAAGTGCCGGCGTCACGCTGACCACAGCGTTGGTTTCGGCGATCACCCGGCATCCGGTGCATGCGAATCTGGCGATGACCGGCGAGGTGACACTGCGCGGCAACGTACTGCCGATCGGCGGCCTGCGTGAAAAATCGCTGGCGGCGCACCGCAGCGGAATTTCAACGGTCATCATTCCGAAGAACAACGTCAAAGATTTGGATGAAGTTCCGGAGACTGTAAAAAATGATATTCACTTCATTCCAGTGGAAACCGTTGATCAGGTTATCCAGGAAGCGTTGGTTCGCTGA
- the yihA gene encoding ribosome biogenesis GTP-binding protein YihA/YsxC — MEIKEAELVVSAPSKAHWPESELPEIVLAGRSNVGKSSLINTLCGRKALAYVGNTPGKTRLLNFFDIDHRFMLVDVPGYGFANASKQMLIQFGEMMEDYFSSRSQLKGLVLLVDMRHAPTEDDIGMAEYARYYEIPFAVVATKMDKVPRSQQSRQIKLIAEALTCSQEVIIPFSAITKQGREELMEAIEALLDNKEPESE, encoded by the coding sequence ATGGAAATCAAAGAAGCTGAACTGGTCGTCAGTGCGCCGTCAAAAGCACACTGGCCGGAAAGTGAACTGCCGGAAATTGTCTTGGCTGGCCGCAGCAATGTTGGTAAGTCGTCCTTGATCAATACGTTATGCGGGCGCAAGGCGCTGGCCTATGTCGGCAACACGCCGGGCAAGACGCGGCTGCTGAATTTCTTTGACATTGATCACCGCTTCATGCTGGTGGATGTGCCGGGCTATGGCTTTGCCAATGCGTCCAAACAGATGCTGATCCAGTTCGGCGAGATGATGGAAGATTATTTTTCCAGCCGTTCGCAGCTGAAAGGTCTGGTTCTGTTAGTGGATATGCGTCACGCGCCGACCGAGGATGATATCGGGATGGCCGAGTATGCGCGGTATTATGAGATTCCGTTTGCGGTGGTCGCGACCAAGATGGATAAAGTTCCGCGTTCTCAGCAAAGCCGACAGATTAAGCTGATTGCTGAAGCTCTGACCTGCAGCCAAGAGGTGATTATTCCCTTTTCGGCGATCACGAAACAAGGCCGGGAAGAACTGATGGAAGCGATCGAAGCGTTATTAGACAACAAGGAGCCTGAATCCGAGTGA
- a CDS encoding valine--tRNA ligase: protein MNKELAPKYNHLDVEQGYDNWIKEGYFTAGDQSKDPFCIVIPPPNVTGKLHLGHAWDTTLQDIIARYQRMQGMDMLWVPGMDHAGIATQAKVDERLKKEGVSRYDLGREKFLERAWDWKEEYAGHIRQQWAKMGLSLDYTRERFTLDEGLSKAVAKVFVDYYNAGLIYQGERIINWDPAAKTALSNIEVIHKETEGAMYTFNYKVVETGECFQVATTRPETMFGDVCVVVHPEDERFKHLIGLHAVNPANGEALPIIGDDYIDIAFGTGAMKCTPAHDPNDFAIAERHHLPRIICMNPDATMNERCGEFEGMDRFECRKQLTEKIRQEGNLIEIEKHIHQVGYSERTDVIVEPMLSKQWFVRMKPLAEDVLQHQQNADEKINFYPPRFEKTFTQWLENIEDWCISRQLWWGHRIPAWYHKETREIYVGIEAPQDIENWTQDEDVLDTWFSSALWPFSTLGWPDATPDLDRYYPNDVLVTGYDIIFFWVARMAFQARYFTHSRPFKDVLIHGLIRDAQGRKMSKSLGNGVDPMDVIEKHGVDSLRFFLTTNSTPGQDMRYIEEKLEASWNFINKIWNASRFVMMNMPEDFTLKQIDLSHLSITDTWILNRLNETVASVTANMDKYEFALVGNELYGFIWDDFCSWYIELSKAGLNSEDASVKRATQSTLIVCLRAIIRLLHPFMPFVTEEIYSVLPHTEKACCLAAWPTSIEGLDLSHNYEVDQLISVIKTIRQVRVDYNLKPSAPLAMTIKNAQNQPAAVDAQIASIYEKMCKASWKAQLDGEMLVRPILGGSLSIPMSDVVDLEEEKAKLKKEADHLNAEIKRAEGMLSNERFVAKAPAEKVEAERKKLETYKQQLAIVETRLQEIEK, encoded by the coding sequence ATGAATAAGGAACTGGCCCCGAAATATAACCATTTGGATGTTGAGCAGGGCTATGACAACTGGATCAAAGAAGGCTATTTTACAGCCGGAGATCAAAGCAAGGATCCTTTCTGTATCGTTATCCCGCCGCCCAATGTTACCGGGAAGCTGCATTTAGGTCATGCCTGGGATACAACGCTGCAGGACATTATCGCCCGTTATCAACGGATGCAGGGAATGGACATGCTGTGGGTTCCGGGTATGGACCATGCCGGTATCGCGACGCAGGCTAAAGTTGACGAGCGGTTAAAAAAGGAAGGCGTTTCCCGCTATGATCTCGGCCGGGAGAAGTTTTTGGAGCGGGCCTGGGACTGGAAGGAAGAATATGCCGGTCATATTCGGCAGCAATGGGCGAAGATGGGTTTGTCATTGGATTACACCCGAGAGCGGTTCACGCTGGATGAAGGTCTGAGCAAAGCCGTAGCCAAGGTTTTCGTCGATTATTACAATGCCGGGCTGATCTATCAAGGCGAGCGGATCATCAACTGGGATCCGGCAGCCAAGACAGCGTTAAGCAACATTGAGGTCATTCATAAGGAAACCGAAGGGGCGATGTATACCTTCAATTACAAGGTTGTTGAAACCGGCGAATGCTTCCAGGTCGCAACGACCCGTCCGGAAACGATGTTTGGGGATGTCTGTGTCGTTGTTCATCCGGAAGATGAACGATTTAAGCATTTGATCGGCCTGCATGCAGTCAATCCGGCCAACGGCGAAGCACTGCCGATTATTGGCGATGATTACATCGATATTGCATTTGGAACGGGCGCGATGAAATGTACCCCAGCGCATGATCCGAATGACTTTGCAATCGCGGAACGTCACCATCTGCCGCGGATTATCTGTATGAATCCGGATGCGACGATGAATGAGCGCTGCGGTGAATTTGAGGGGATGGATCGGTTTGAATGCCGGAAGCAGCTGACAGAGAAAATCCGTCAGGAAGGCAATTTGATTGAGATTGAGAAGCATATCCATCAGGTCGGCTACTCGGAGCGGACCGACGTCATCGTTGAACCGATGCTTTCTAAGCAGTGGTTTGTCAGAATGAAGCCGCTGGCGGAAGATGTTTTGCAGCATCAGCAGAATGCCGATGAGAAAATCAATTTCTACCCGCCGCGCTTTGAAAAGACGTTCACGCAGTGGCTGGAGAACATCGAAGACTGGTGTATTTCACGTCAGCTGTGGTGGGGACACCGGATTCCAGCTTGGTACCATAAGGAAACTAGAGAAATCTACGTTGGAATTGAAGCGCCGCAGGATATCGAAAACTGGACGCAGGATGAAGATGTCCTGGATACCTGGTTCTCTAGTGCGCTGTGGCCGTTCTCAACGTTGGGCTGGCCGGATGCCACGCCGGATCTGGATCGTTATTATCCTAACGACGTCTTAGTTACAGGGTATGATATCATTTTCTTCTGGGTTGCCCGGATGGCCTTTCAGGCACGGTATTTCACTCATTCCCGACCATTCAAGGATGTCTTGATCCATGGCCTGATCCGTGATGCTCAAGGCCGGAAAATGTCCAAGTCGCTGGGCAACGGCGTCGATCCGATGGACGTCATTGAAAAGCACGGCGTCGACAGCCTGCGCTTCTTCCTGACGACCAATTCCACACCGGGTCAGGATATGCGCTACATTGAAGAAAAGCTGGAAGCTTCCTGGAACTTCATCAATAAAATCTGGAATGCTTCGCGCTTTGTCATGATGAACATGCCGGAAGATTTCACGTTGAAACAGATTGATTTAAGCCATCTGTCGATCACGGATACGTGGATTCTCAATCGTTTAAATGAAACGGTTGCTTCGGTAACGGCCAACATGGATAAATATGAATTCGCATTGGTCGGCAACGAACTGTACGGTTTTATCTGGGATGATTTCTGCAGCTGGTATATCGAACTGAGCAAGGCCGGTTTAAACAGCGAGGATGCGTCCGTCAAGCGTGCGACGCAGTCGACGCTGATCGTCTGCCTGCGGGCGATTATCCGTCTGCTTCATCCGTTCATGCCGTTTGTGACCGAAGAAATTTACAGCGTCTTGCCGCACACGGAAAAAGCCTGCTGCCTGGCGGCTTGGCCGACATCGATCGAAGGTCTGGATTTGAGTCATAATTATGAAGTCGATCAGCTGATTTCAGTTATTAAGACAATTCGTCAGGTTCGGGTTGACTACAATCTGAAGCCGTCCGCACCGCTGGCCATGACGATCAAAAACGCGCAGAATCAGCCGGCCGCCGTCGATGCTCAGATCGCTTCCATCTATGAAAAGATGTGCAAAGCCAGCTGGAAAGCTCAACTGGACGGAGAAATGCTTGTTCGTCCAATCCTGGGTGGTTCTCTGAGCATTCCGATGAGCGACGTCGTTGATCTGGAAGAAGAAAAGGCCAAGCTGAAAAAGGAAGCGGACCATCTGAACGCCGAAATCAAGCGTGCGGAAGGCATGCTTTCCAATGAACGCTTTGTTGCCAAGGCGCCGGCCGAAAAGGTTGAAGCCGAACGCAAAAAGCTGGAAACCTATAAGCAGCAGCTGGCAATCGTAGAGACGCGCTTACAGGAAATTGAAAAATAA
- a CDS encoding LysM peptidoglycan-binding domain-containing protein, producing MKPMKIEKRLELSRPVDQILQCQITNEIQYHTETDGIRALGSLWVKGQAADEQGAYALNEEITLDVLAPMDKLQDASQFRIRLHHYDARIEDRDMIVTIYLNVYGMKEERAAAILESDAEIAPASMVQPAQTEVQHADQEAKLASAAMTAPKPAVKEKKIVAEEVSDMLENTEVEEEAEEAEPQAEEAAEIEDLFDDAENVIVTSRYMLALANDTYAAIAQRYGVNEKQLIAVNQNKPLEEKTLVQLPL from the coding sequence ATGAAACCAATGAAAATTGAGAAACGTCTGGAACTTAGCCGTCCGGTCGATCAAATTCTGCAATGTCAGATCACCAATGAGATTCAATATCACACGGAAACGGACGGCATCCGGGCGTTAGGCTCGTTGTGGGTCAAAGGGCAGGCCGCTGATGAACAAGGTGCTTATGCGCTGAATGAAGAAATCACGCTGGATGTTCTGGCACCAATGGATAAGCTGCAGGATGCCTCACAGTTTCGCATCCGTCTGCATCACTACGATGCCCGCATCGAAGATCGGGATATGATCGTGACGATCTATTTGAATGTCTATGGGATGAAAGAAGAACGGGCTGCGGCGATTTTGGAGTCCGATGCGGAAATTGCACCGGCATCCATGGTTCAGCCTGCACAAACAGAAGTTCAGCACGCAGATCAGGAAGCAAAGCTTGCTTCCGCAGCGATGACAGCGCCGAAGCCGGCGGTGAAGGAAAAGAAAATCGTAGCGGAAGAAGTGTCGGATATGCTAGAGAACACTGAGGTTGAAGAAGAGGCTGAGGAAGCCGAACCCCAGGCAGAAGAAGCGGCTGAGATTGAAGACCTTTTTGACGATGCCGAGAATGTCATCGTGACCAGCCGTTATATGCTGGCGCTGGCCAACGATACCTATGCGGCAATTGCTCAGCGTTACGGCGTTAATGAAAAGCAGCTGATCGCTGTGAACCAGAATAAGCCATTAGAGGAAAAAACGCTGGTTCAGCTACCGCTGTAA
- a CDS encoding DJ-1/PfpI family protein, with product MKKAAVMIYRAFCMQEISCLTEWMVGLGKPMTVCAADRNPVKTEEGFTVLPDICYEELDLDEIDCLILPGIAEFPEVLKDRRQLDFLARFKDRSDILIAAISVSPVLLGAAGLLENRAYCGGFYQEVLEDLPFMQKANFRFAPIVEQDHIITAFGGAFREFALLVMQRFGFDLPKNTFGPLEENWSKDKLTFTMESEAKKNYWETALAMFKRECPQFFSQPDKV from the coding sequence ATGAAGAAAGCCGCGGTAATGATCTATCGTGCGTTCTGTATGCAGGAGATCAGCTGTCTGACCGAATGGATGGTAGGATTGGGCAAACCGATGACTGTCTGTGCCGCAGATCGCAATCCAGTGAAAACGGAGGAAGGCTTTACAGTGCTGCCGGATATCTGTTATGAGGAATTGGATCTTGATGAAATTGATTGTCTGATCCTGCCGGGAATCGCAGAATTTCCGGAAGTCCTGAAAGACCGCAGGCAGCTCGACTTTTTAGCTCGCTTCAAAGATCGATCCGACATTTTGATCGCTGCGATTTCGGTTTCGCCGGTGCTGTTAGGGGCAGCGGGATTATTGGAAAACCGGGCTTACTGCGGTGGGTTCTATCAGGAAGTGCTGGAGGATCTACCATTTATGCAGAAAGCGAATTTCCGTTTTGCGCCGATTGTTGAACAGGATCACATCATCACTGCTTTCGGCGGGGCTTTCCGCGAATTTGCTTTATTGGTCATGCAGCGGTTCGGTTTTGATCTGCCAAAGAATACGTTTGGCCCCTTGGAGGAGAACTGGTCGAAGGATAAGCTGACCTTTACCATGGAATCTGAGGCGAAGAAAAACTATTGGGAAACAGCTTTGGCGATGTTTAAGCGCGAATGCCCGCAGTTCTTTTCACAGCCTGACAAGGTGTGA